A genome region from Tolypothrix sp. PCC 7712 includes the following:
- a CDS encoding NB-ARC domain-containing protein, whose translation MHYVSHFFGRTQELNTLQQWIVQDKCRLIALLGMGGMGKTSLALKLKEHIHDNFEYVIRRSLKNAPPLSELLGSLLKILSKDENIDIPDNINIRIARLINYLSSHRYLLLLDDGEEILQPRELIGQYRQGFEDYEKLFRQVGERPHQSCLLLISREKPKIIQSLEDNTRCVKSFQIQGLDEEAAKEIFKMKGFSGSESRLTELIKLYQSNPFKLNIVARTIQELFGGSVTNFLDQATLDFNDIYNLIDTQFQRLSDLEKEIMYSLASAGQPLLLTELRQQINKKGITDAMKSLTGRGLVEKTEGETHFTLQRIVMKYVNRKLSR comes from the coding sequence ATACATTATGTTTCGCATTTCTTTGGACGCACACAAGAACTAAACACTCTCCAGCAATGGATTGTGCAGGATAAATGCCGACTCATAGCATTACTGGGAATGGGTGGTATGGGTAAGACTTCTTTGGCGCTAAAGTTAAAAGAACATATTCATGACAATTTTGAGTATGTCATCAGGCGATCGCTAAAAAATGCCCCACCGCTTTCAGAACTTCTGGGATCTTTGCTTAAGATACTCTCGAAGGATGAAAATATAGATATACCAGACAACATCAATATCCGAATAGCCAGACTGATAAATTATTTATCTAGTCATCGCTATTTGTTGTTGCTAGATGATGGAGAGGAAATTTTGCAACCTAGGGAATTAATAGGGCAATATCGGCAAGGATTTGAGGATTATGAGAAGCTATTTAGACAAGTGGGAGAAAGACCTCATCAAAGCTGTTTGTTACTCATCAGTCGTGAAAAGCCTAAAATTATACAATCTTTGGAAGATAATACAAGGTGTGTTAAATCCTTTCAAATACAGGGTTTAGATGAGGAAGCGGCTAAAGAAATTTTTAAAATGAAAGGCTTTTCTGGTTCCGAATCCCGATTGACTGAATTAATTAAACTTTACCAAAGTAATCCTTTCAAACTGAATATAGTTGCTAGAACGATTCAGGAATTATTTGGTGGTAGTGTTACTAATTTTCTAGACCAAGCAACATTAGATTTTAATGATATCTATAATCTTATAGACACTCAATTTCAACGTTTATCAGATTTAGAAAAAGAGATAATGTATAGTCTAGCCTCTGCTGGTCAGCCACTTTTATTAACCGAGTTGCGACAGCAGATTAACAAAAAAGGAATTACAGACGCAATGAAATCTTTGACTGGGCGTGGGTTAGTTGAAAAGACTGAAGGTGAAACACATTTCACTCTTCAGAGAATTGTGATGAAGTACGTTAACAGAAAACTCAGCAGGTAA
- a CDS encoding serine/threonine-protein kinase — protein sequence MESVHPLDYPEPQHCLCINLNCPSPKRPFKEHPCQACGSDLLLKRRYRVIDKLIQPRNRECKLYDAVDINNDNKLKVIKVLYTDNEEVISRFNRGADVLINHWVSGIPKVDKDGYFHIEFPKNQTLAYCLVMEKIDGMNLEQFLENRNHLPITEKQAINWLKQLTIILRDLHEKSFFHRDIKPSNIMVKNINEELVLIDLDAVRAITKAVLDGKTITTIGTDGYMAPEQRVGRAIPQSDFYALGRTFVHLLTGKAPNRLEQNRNGTLLWRSIAPKLSKPFADLIDSLMDWSPNNRPKNTAEILQRLEQIERNLELQQQIKQLLTFKKVSGVVVLLLFTFLVYKSINPEVSPIIAPTPSIQTLTPTTTPTKTPIATPTFNTKCKIRQETGVPHDSALAKDVVEILQDKRAVSKDEEIRKIQQFYVRQFNYCDLNIYIRLSDKSLPSSTLKNTIADMIKNRFDYVGNIRVEQME from the coding sequence ATGGAAAGCGTTCACCCATTAGACTACCCAGAGCCCCAACACTGTTTATGTATCAACCTCAATTGCCCATCGCCCAAAAGACCTTTCAAAGAACATCCTTGCCAAGCTTGTGGTTCTGATTTGCTTTTGAAGAGACGATATCGGGTAATCGATAAATTAATTCAACCCAGAAATAGAGAATGTAAGCTTTATGATGCGGTCGATATTAACAATGACAATAAGCTTAAAGTTATTAAAGTTTTATACACAGATAATGAGGAAGTAATCTCCCGATTTAACAGAGGTGCAGATGTTTTAATAAATCACTGGGTTTCAGGAATTCCTAAGGTAGATAAAGATGGATATTTCCATATTGAGTTTCCCAAAAATCAAACACTAGCTTATTGTTTGGTCATGGAGAAGATTGATGGCATGAATTTAGAGCAATTTTTGGAAAATCGAAATCATCTACCTATAACTGAAAAACAAGCAATTAATTGGTTGAAACAACTGACAATAATTTTACGCGACCTCCATGAAAAAAGCTTTTTTCATCGTGATATTAAACCATCAAACATTATGGTGAAAAATATCAATGAAGAATTAGTATTAATTGACCTTGATGCTGTTAGGGCTATTACTAAAGCTGTTTTGGATGGAAAAACTATCACTACAATTGGTACTGATGGTTACATGGCTCCAGAACAACGAGTAGGTAGAGCTATACCACAATCTGATTTTTATGCATTGGGGCGGACATTTGTGCATTTGTTAACTGGTAAAGCTCCAAATAGATTAGAGCAAAACCGTAATGGAACATTGCTTTGGCGTTCTATTGCGCCAAAATTATCAAAACCTTTTGCGGACTTAATCGATAGTTTAATGGATTGGTCTCCTAATAATCGTCCTAAAAATACAGCAGAAATTTTACAACGCTTAGAACAAATCGAGCGCAATTTAGAACTTCAACAACAAATTAAACAATTGCTAACCTTTAAGAAAGTTTCTGGGGTGGTGGTGCTTTTATTATTTACATTTCTAGTCTACAAAAGTATTAATCCAGAAGTTTCTCCTATAATAGCTCCAACTCCTTCTATACAGACACTAACCCCCACAACAACTCCCACCAAAACTCCTATAGCAACGCCTACATTCAATACAAAATGTAAAATACGTCAGGAAACAGGGGTACCACATGATAGCGCACTAGCCAAGGATGTAGTTGAAATTTTGCAAGATAAAAGGGCAGTCAGCAAAGATGAAGAAATCCGTAAGATTCAGCAATTCTATGTGAGACAGTTCAATTATTGCGACTTAAATATATATATACGTTTGTCTGACAAGAGTCTACCCAGTTCTACTCTAAAAAATACAATTGCGGATATGATTAAGAACCGCTTTGATTATGTTGGTAATATCAGAGTTGAACAGATGGAATAA
- a CDS encoding ammonium transporter, giving the protein MPQPESQNAIQKKSRLLKYAYVPVLTLIILMCISNATTAQTSTPASPTVSENTQWVLFTGCLVFFMNAGFAMLESGFCRSANAITVLAKNLIVFGIATLAFWILGFAFMFGDGSDFIGTSGFFLEGSGFKSLQWANIPLPAKFFFQLTFAGTAATIVSGAVAERIKFAAFMAFSFFLVLSYAITGHWIWGGGFLDNLGFRDFAGSTVVHSVGGWSALMGSVLLKPRLGKYRKLKPNEKRSKKDTSFYGKKIISMPAHNLSIATLGCFILWLGWYGFNAGSTLTANSEAIAHILLVTLMAGATGGIGATFCAWQVYEKPSISFMVNGILAGCVSITAACAFVNITSAAVIGFVGGALVVYATILLDKFQIDDPVGAVPVHLFCGVWGTLAVGLFSRNPDKYLWSKEYFRLDQGGLLFGGGINLLFAQLIGILLVGAFTVVFSAIAWIGISYFIYKISDTSNSDFKVFKSLRVLPQEEVIGLDSLFAEGNDIQQMKREYIETQRHKRFLQRKYSIRR; this is encoded by the coding sequence ATGCCTCAGCCAGAAAGCCAGAACGCAATACAAAAAAAAAGTCGGCTTTTAAAGTATGCTTACGTACCTGTATTAACTCTCATCATTTTAATGTGCATTTCTAATGCTACTACTGCTCAAACTTCTACACCAGCTAGTCCGACAGTATCTGAAAATACTCAGTGGGTATTATTTACGGGGTGCTTAGTGTTCTTTATGAATGCAGGCTTTGCTATGTTAGAGTCTGGCTTTTGCCGTAGTGCCAATGCCATCACAGTCTTAGCCAAAAACCTGATCGTGTTTGGCATTGCGACCTTAGCCTTTTGGATTTTAGGTTTCGCTTTTATGTTTGGTGATGGGAGTGATTTTATCGGCACTAGTGGTTTTTTTTTAGAGGGTTCAGGCTTCAAGTCATTACAATGGGCAAATATCCCGCTTCCTGCTAAATTTTTCTTTCAGTTAACTTTTGCTGGTACTGCTGCAACTATTGTTTCTGGCGCTGTTGCTGAAAGAATTAAGTTCGCTGCATTTATGGCTTTTAGTTTTTTCTTGGTGTTGAGTTATGCCATCACCGGTCACTGGATTTGGGGAGGAGGTTTTCTTGACAACTTAGGGTTTAGGGATTTTGCAGGCTCAACAGTTGTTCACTCAGTTGGTGGTTGGAGCGCCTTGATGGGATCTGTATTATTAAAGCCACGTTTGGGGAAATATCGGAAGTTGAAACCAAATGAAAAGCGCTCTAAAAAAGATACAAGCTTTTATGGCAAAAAAATTATTTCCATGCCTGCACATAACCTGAGTATTGCTACTCTGGGTTGTTTTATTTTGTGGCTGGGTTGGTATGGTTTTAACGCAGGTTCAACCCTAACAGCCAATTCCGAAGCCATAGCTCATATTCTTTTGGTAACACTCATGGCAGGTGCAACTGGTGGAATTGGTGCTACTTTTTGCGCTTGGCAAGTTTACGAAAAACCTAGTATTTCATTCATGGTGAATGGTATCTTGGCTGGTTGTGTGAGTATTACTGCTGCTTGTGCTTTCGTGAACATCACCAGCGCCGCTGTGATCGGTTTTGTGGGTGGGGCACTAGTTGTTTATGCAACAATTTTATTAGACAAGTTCCAGATTGATGATCCCGTAGGTGCTGTTCCTGTTCATCTGTTTTGTGGAGTCTGGGGAACACTGGCGGTCGGTTTGTTTAGTCGAAACCCAGACAAGTACCTTTGGTCTAAAGAGTATTTTCGTCTTGATCAAGGCGGTTTATTGTTTGGTGGTGGGATAAATCTGTTATTTGCTCAATTAATTGGTATTTTACTCGTGGGTGCTTTTACCGTTGTATTTAGCGCGATCGCCTGGATTGGTATCAGTTATTTCATATATAAGATTTCTGATACTTCTAACTCGGATTTTAAGGTTTTCAAATCTCTGCGAGTTTTACCACAAGAGGAAGTTATCGGTCTAGATAGTTTGTTTGCTGAGGGTAATGATATCCAACAGATGAAGCGAGAATACATTGAAACTCAGAGGCATAAACGTTTTTTGCAGCGCAAGTACAGTATTCGTCGGTAA
- the psb34 gene encoding photosystem II assembly protein Psb34, with amino-acid sequence MPYTTEEGGLLNNFAREPKVYAAEPPNAGQKRNYLFLGIAAVLLVGGLIFVAFSVS; translated from the coding sequence ATGCCCTATACAACTGAAGAAGGCGGTCTTCTTAATAATTTTGCTCGTGAACCAAAGGTTTATGCAGCAGAACCTCCCAATGCAGGGCAAAAGCGAAACTACCTTTTTCTAGGTATCGCTGCTGTTTTATTGGTCGGTGGCTTAATTTTTGTCGCCTTCTCTGTTTCGTAG
- a CDS encoding alpha/beta hydrolase, with amino-acid sequence MGHGALGTGDWGLGTGDWGLGTGDKGDSKFQLPITHYQLPITNYQTPNTKCQMA; translated from the coding sequence ATGGGGCATGGGGCATTGGGGACTGGGGACTGGGGACTGGGGACTGGGGACTGGGGACTGGGGACTGGGGACAAGGGGGACAGTAAATTCCAATTACCCATTACCCATTACCAATTACCGATTACCAATTACCAAACACCAAACACCAAATGCCAAATGGCGTAA
- the thiO gene encoding glycine oxidase ThiO, giving the protein MTSDILIIGGGVIGLAIAVELKLRGANVTVLCRDFNAAASHAAAGMLAPDAENISDPAMYDLCWRSRALYSDWTRKLEELTGLSTLYWPCGILAPVYEESGAGIKSTVASARESPAYWLDKTAIGQYQPGLSSEVVGGWWYPEDAQVDNRALARVLWAAAESLGVELKDGVTVEGLLQQQGKVLGVQTSAGVMRATHYVLATGAWANELLPLPVRPVKGQMARVRVPDTVPELPLKRILFGENTYIVPRRNRTIIIGATSEDVGFTPHNTPAGIQKLLQQATRLYPQLQDYPIEEIWWGFRPATPDELPVLGTSPCKNLTLAIGHYRNGILLAPITAALIADLISEQKSDSLLSHFNYSRFLTQTSTSTSMLTHSANFSNGHHAIVALDNSALTNLDSPLKIAGKTFKSRLMTGTGKYRSIEEMQQSIAASECQIVTVAVRRVQTKAPGHEGLAEALDWQKIWMLPNTAGCQTAEEAIRVARLGREMAKLLGQEDNNFVKLEVIPDPKYLLPDPIGTLQAAEQLVKEGFAVLPYINADPMLAKRLEEVGCATVMPLASPIGSGQGLKTTANIQIIIENARIPVVVDAGIGAPSEAAQAMELGADALLINSAIALAKNPAAMAKAMNLAAVAGRLAYLAGRMPIKDYASASSPLTGTIS; this is encoded by the coding sequence ATGACTAGTGACATTTTAATTATTGGCGGTGGCGTTATTGGCTTGGCGATCGCCGTGGAACTGAAACTGCGCGGGGCAAATGTCACCGTGCTTTGCCGTGATTTTAACGCCGCCGCTAGCCATGCGGCGGCTGGGATGTTAGCACCAGATGCGGAAAACATCTCAGATCCAGCCATGTATGATTTATGCTGGCGATCGCGGGCTTTATATTCAGACTGGACGCGTAAACTTGAAGAATTAACTGGCTTATCCACACTTTATTGGCCTTGTGGAATTTTAGCACCCGTTTATGAAGAGAGCGGGGCAGGCATTAAATCAACTGTAGCTTCGGCGCGGGAATCACCTGCTTACTGGTTGGATAAAACTGCAATTGGGCAGTATCAGCCCGGATTGTCATCAGAAGTAGTCGGTGGTTGGTGGTATCCTGAGGATGCTCAAGTTGACAATCGCGCCTTAGCAAGGGTTTTGTGGGCTGCAGCTGAATCTTTAGGCGTGGAACTCAAAGATGGGGTCACCGTTGAAGGATTGTTACAGCAGCAAGGCAAAGTCTTAGGCGTGCAAACTAGCGCTGGAGTCATGCGCGCTACCCATTATGTATTAGCTACAGGTGCTTGGGCAAATGAATTATTGCCGCTACCTGTACGCCCAGTTAAAGGGCAAATGGCCAGAGTGCGGGTGCCGGATACTGTGCCAGAATTACCTTTAAAACGGATTTTATTTGGTGAAAATACTTACATAGTTCCGAGAAGGAACCGCACAATTATTATTGGCGCGACTAGCGAAGATGTAGGTTTTACTCCCCATAACACCCCCGCAGGGATTCAAAAATTACTCCAACAAGCTACTCGCCTGTATCCGCAATTACAGGATTATCCCATCGAAGAAATTTGGTGGGGATTTCGCCCCGCTACTCCAGATGAATTACCCGTTTTGGGAACTAGCCCCTGTAAAAATTTAACCTTGGCGATTGGTCATTATCGCAATGGCATTTTGCTAGCACCAATCACCGCAGCTTTAATTGCCGATTTGATCTCAGAACAAAAATCCGATTCTTTACTATCTCATTTTAACTATTCGCGTTTTCTCACTCAAACATCTACCTCCACATCCATGCTCACTCACTCGGCTAATTTCTCCAATGGGCATCATGCCATTGTTGCTTTAGATAACTCAGCATTAACTAATCTAGACTCACCACTGAAGATTGCTGGTAAAACCTTCAAATCTCGCCTCATGACTGGTACAGGGAAGTACCGCAGCATTGAAGAAATGCAGCAAAGTATCGCTGCTAGTGAATGCCAAATTGTGACTGTCGCTGTGCGGCGCGTACAAACCAAAGCACCAGGACATGAAGGTTTAGCCGAAGCACTCGATTGGCAAAAAATTTGGATGTTACCCAATACCGCAGGTTGTCAAACCGCAGAAGAGGCGATTCGGGTGGCGCGTTTAGGGCGCGAAATGGCGAAACTATTAGGACAGGAAGATAATAATTTCGTCAAACTAGAAGTGATCCCCGATCCGAAATATTTGCTTCCCGATCCTATCGGCACATTGCAAGCTGCAGAACAATTAGTTAAAGAAGGCTTTGCTGTACTACCTTACATCAACGCTGACCCGATGTTAGCCAAGCGCTTAGAAGAAGTCGGTTGTGCTACAGTCATGCCTTTAGCATCACCCATTGGTTCGGGACAAGGATTGAAAACAACCGCCAATATTCAAATCATCATTGAAAACGCTCGCATACCTGTAGTAGTAGATGCTGGTATAGGGGCACCCTCAGAAGCAGCACAGGCAATGGAATTAGGTGCAGATGCCTTATTAATTAATAGCGCGATCGCACTTGCGAAAAATCCAGCTGCAATGGCTAAGGCAATGAATCTCGCCGCAGTCGCCGGTCGTCTTGCCTATCTAGCTGGTAGAATGCCCATCAAAGATTACGCCAGCGCTAGTTCACCACTCACGGGGACGATTAGTTAG
- the cimA gene encoding citramalate synthase, with protein sequence MTKNPSPQIWLYDTTLRDGTQREGLSVSIEDKLRIAKRLDQLGIPFIEGGWPGANPKDVQFFWQLQEDPLKQSEIVAFCSTRRPNTTAASEPMLQAILAAGTRWVTIFGKSWDLHVTAGLKTSLEENLAMIRDTIEYLRSQGRRVIYDAEHWFDGYKHNPDYALQTLETAIASGAEWLVLCDTNGGALPHEVSQIVQAVNSHLSFVLSQQPMTNDKGQRTIPQIGIHTHNDSDMAVANALAAIMAGATMVQGTINGYGERCGNANLCSLIPNLQLKLGYSCIGEDELTQLTEASRFVSEVVNLAPDEHAPFVGRSAFAHKGGIHVSAVERNPLTYEHIQPEQVGNRRRIVISEQSGLSNVLAKARTFGIELDPQQPEARQILQKMKDLESEGYQFEAAEASFALLMHEALGNRPQFFEVKGFQVHCDLIEGKASSSALATIKVAVNGKNILEAAEGNGPVAALDAALRKALLNFYPQIAAFELTDYKVRILNGHTGTAAKTRALVESGNGHQRWTTVGVSPNILEASYQAVVEGLEYGLLLHSQAEVQFPAIQKPKIENTKIAES encoded by the coding sequence ATGACCAAAAATCCCTCACCCCAAATTTGGCTTTATGACACGACGCTACGGGATGGTACTCAGCGTGAAGGGCTGTCTGTGTCTATAGAAGACAAGTTACGCATCGCCAAAAGATTAGATCAATTGGGGATTCCCTTTATTGAAGGTGGTTGGCCTGGTGCCAATCCTAAGGATGTACAATTCTTCTGGCAACTTCAAGAAGATCCGCTCAAACAATCAGAAATTGTGGCATTTTGTTCCACACGCCGCCCCAACACCACTGCTGCTTCTGAACCGATGCTACAAGCGATTCTGGCGGCTGGTACTCGCTGGGTGACAATTTTTGGTAAGTCTTGGGATTTACATGTCACAGCCGGGCTGAAAACCAGTTTAGAAGAAAATTTGGCGATGATCCGCGATACGATTGAGTACCTTCGCAGCCAAGGGCGACGCGTGATCTATGATGCCGAACATTGGTTTGATGGCTACAAGCACAACCCTGATTATGCCTTACAGACATTAGAGACTGCGATCGCATCTGGTGCAGAATGGCTAGTCCTCTGCGATACCAATGGCGGGGCTTTACCCCATGAAGTTAGTCAAATTGTCCAAGCAGTCAATAGTCATTTGTCATTTGTCCTTAGTCAACAACCAATGACAAATGACAAAGGACAAAGGACAATCCCCCAAATTGGCATTCACACTCATAATGATTCTGATATGGCTGTGGCTAATGCTTTAGCTGCTATCATGGCTGGGGCGACAATGGTACAAGGTACAATCAATGGTTATGGTGAACGTTGTGGTAATGCAAATCTTTGTTCTTTAATTCCCAATTTACAGTTGAAGTTAGGTTATAGCTGTATCGGTGAAGACGAGCTAACACAACTTACAGAAGCCAGTCGCTTTGTCAGCGAGGTGGTAAATCTGGCTCCTGATGAACACGCGCCGTTTGTCGGTCGGTCAGCATTTGCTCACAAAGGCGGTATTCATGTATCCGCAGTGGAACGCAATCCCCTAACTTACGAACACATTCAGCCAGAACAAGTAGGGAACCGTCGCCGCATTGTCATTTCCGAACAATCTGGACTGAGTAATGTGTTAGCCAAAGCCAGAACTTTTGGCATTGAATTAGATCCCCAACAACCAGAAGCACGGCAAATTCTCCAAAAAATGAAGGATTTGGAGAGTGAAGGCTATCAATTTGAAGCTGCAGAGGCGAGTTTCGCCCTGTTGATGCACGAAGCTTTAGGTAATCGTCCCCAGTTTTTTGAAGTTAAGGGTTTTCAAGTCCACTGTGACTTAATTGAAGGTAAGGCCAGCAGCAGCGCCCTAGCGACAATCAAAGTAGCTGTTAATGGTAAAAATATTTTAGAGGCCGCTGAAGGTAATGGCCCGGTAGCAGCTTTAGATGCGGCTTTACGCAAAGCGCTGTTAAACTTTTATCCCCAAATCGCTGCTTTTGAGTTGACAGATTACAAAGTCCGTATTCTCAATGGACACACAGGTACAGCAGCAAAAACACGGGCATTAGTAGAATCAGGTAACGGTCATCAACGCTGGACAACAGTAGGGGTTTCGCCAAATATTTTAGAAGCTTCCTATCAAGCTGTGGTCGAAGGATTAGAGTATGGTTTATTACTCCACTCTCAAGCCGAAGTTCAGTTTCCTGCTATCCAAAAGCCCAAAATCGAAAATACAAAAATTGCGGAATCGTGA
- a CDS encoding NAD(P)/FAD-dependent oxidoreductase produces MKEILYLEVPTPDTASVRSWLQADFRPDNGEKINTPDGLRLRVSADTTTATAPISENLPTELSIFVWSVQRTTYLKVFRWADRPFPQERQILHRLITDIRSRFPHNYPEPPVIDLSQQSIFDALQPDYPLTVKYFQKMPNGEYDLTRAYWWEQRWREGVRNPQQPRQVVFSHQGGLGTGNQGLGKTSPSSPSSPSSPSSPTYDIIYIGGALGAIHAAVMAKLGYKVLLIERMPFGRMNREWNISRDELQSLINLGLVTHTELETVIAREYKDGFNKFFDGNNPPKLRSPVLHTPTVLNIALDSDKWLQMCGQKLRAAGGEIWDETEFLRADIYKTQVLLNVKHLPSQAEQQVTGRLLVDAMGTASPIAWQLNGGRAFDSVCPTVGAVIDKGFEPQVWDSQYGDVLYSHGDISRGRQLIWELFPGIGEELTIYLFHYHEVNPKNPGSLLEMYEDFFAILPEYRRCDVDKLVWKKPTFGYIPGHFSVGSSDRTVAFDRLIAIGDAASLQSPLVFTGFGSLVRNLERLTKLLDIALKHNLLSFRHLNRIRAYQSNVSVTWLFSKGMMVPTGKFLPPQRINSMLNTFFGLLADEPLDVADNFIKDRCDWFTFNRLAIKAARKNPALLLWIWELAGPRDLLRWLGNYFNFGSYALVSALLNGWFASFLNKIGPWLEPRYPALWLRLLAINYAIITGKPRSPNQVAKVQQEDSIQNSEAQILN; encoded by the coding sequence ATGAAAGAAATCCTTTATTTAGAAGTTCCGACACCAGATACGGCCTCTGTACGCAGTTGGCTGCAAGCAGATTTTCGACCTGACAATGGTGAAAAAATAAATACTCCAGATGGGTTGCGTCTGAGAGTATCTGCTGACACTACAACGGCTACAGCACCGATTTCCGAAAATTTGCCAACGGAACTTTCTATATTTGTTTGGTCGGTACAGCGAACTACATATCTAAAAGTTTTCCGTTGGGCAGATCGACCTTTTCCTCAAGAAAGGCAAATTCTACACCGCCTGATTACTGACATCAGAAGCCGCTTTCCTCATAATTACCCAGAACCCCCAGTCATTGATTTATCCCAACAATCTATATTTGACGCATTACAACCTGATTACCCCCTCACCGTCAAGTATTTTCAGAAAATGCCCAATGGGGAATATGACCTCACACGCGCTTACTGGTGGGAACAAAGATGGCGCGAAGGGGTAAGGAATCCCCAGCAACCGCGACAGGTGGTGTTTTCGCATCAAGGGGGACTGGGGACTGGGAATCAGGGATTGGGAAAAACATCTCCCTCATCCCCCTCATCTCCCTCATCTCCCTCATCCCCTACCTACGACATCATCTACATCGGTGGCGCATTAGGTGCTATCCATGCGGCAGTGATGGCGAAATTGGGATATAAAGTTTTACTGATAGAGCGAATGCCCTTTGGGCGGATGAATCGAGAATGGAATATTTCGCGTGATGAATTGCAAAGCTTGATTAATTTAGGTTTGGTAACTCATACCGAGCTAGAAACCGTCATTGCTCGTGAGTATAAAGACGGGTTCAATAAATTTTTTGATGGCAACAATCCCCCAAAATTGCGATCGCCTGTTTTGCATACTCCCACCGTGCTAAATATTGCCCTGGACTCTGATAAATGGCTGCAAATGTGCGGTCAAAAGCTCCGTGCCGCAGGCGGTGAAATCTGGGATGAAACAGAATTTTTACGTGCTGATATTTATAAAACACAAGTTCTGCTTAATGTCAAGCATTTACCTAGTCAAGCCGAACAGCAAGTAACTGGACGGTTGCTAGTGGATGCGATGGGTACAGCTTCCCCTATTGCTTGGCAATTAAATGGCGGTCGGGCTTTTGACAGTGTTTGCCCTACGGTGGGGGCAGTAATTGATAAGGGATTTGAGCCACAAGTTTGGGATTCGCAGTACGGAGATGTTCTCTACAGCCACGGAGATATATCTCGCGGTAGACAATTAATTTGGGAATTATTTCCGGGAATTGGGGAAGAATTGACAATTTATTTGTTTCATTACCACGAAGTCAACCCCAAAAATCCCGGTTCCTTATTAGAAATGTACGAGGACTTTTTCGCGATTCTGCCGGAATATCGGCGTTGTGATGTAGACAAACTGGTGTGGAAAAAACCCACCTTTGGCTATATACCAGGGCATTTTAGTGTGGGAAGTAGCGATCGCACAGTTGCCTTTGATAGATTAATTGCGATCGGTGATGCTGCATCACTCCAGTCGCCTCTTGTATTTACTGGCTTTGGTTCTTTAGTACGTAACTTAGAACGTCTCACAAAACTTTTAGATATCGCCCTCAAGCATAATCTGCTAAGTTTCCGCCATTTAAACCGAATCCGCGCCTACCAAAGTAACGTTTCGGTAACTTGGCTATTTTCTAAGGGCATGATGGTACCAACTGGTAAATTCTTACCACCCCAAAGAATTAACTCTATGCTGAATACCTTCTTTGGGCTGTTGGCAGATGAACCCCTAGATGTTGCGGATAATTTCATTAAAGACCGATGTGATTGGTTCACCTTTAACCGCCTTGCCATCAAAGCAGCCCGCAAAAATCCAGCCCTGCTATTGTGGATTTGGGAACTAGCAGGGCCAAGAGATTTGCTGCGATGGCTGGGCAATTATTTTAACTTTGGTAGTTATGCCCTAGTTAGTGCTTTATTGAATGGTTGGTTTGCCAGCTTCCTCAATAAAATAGGCCCTTGGCTAGAACCCCGCTATCCGGCGTTGTGGCTGCGACTACTAGCTATTAACTACGCTATCATCACAGGCAAACCGCGATCGCCAAATCAAGTGGCGAAAGTTCAACAAGAAGACTCAATTCAAAATTCAGAAGCACAAATTCTCAATTAG